A single Pristis pectinata isolate sPriPec2 chromosome 6, sPriPec2.1.pri, whole genome shotgun sequence DNA region contains:
- the LOC127571434 gene encoding T-lymphocyte surface antigen Ly-9-like isoform X1, with protein sequence MHYFLVMKMMAVLSALHFLTLCGTEISARPGTVIDAVAGQEVQFPVDNQCEDRYEVTFRLLSSVVAVLASRGTDGSERRHPVYEDRLYWSATDSPVLSNVRVTDSKRYGIQLSCYDPNATDPNEEIFDLRVFEPVSKPVIKKTGNCSSPNITLSCSASSGTNVTICWEILSLSGDSRTFDGPELVINHVNEWQQYTLRCTAKNRVSNASSEQNKTDRCNRNNFPRTGQKLLWFSTAPILLLTLILIIFICYKVKQGATNKGRNRARQRPEEKIFCLPDELIEPTYVTTLDSH encoded by the exons ATGCATTACTTCCTCGTTATGAAAATGATGGCAGTGCTTTCAG CGCTCCATTTTCTTACACTCTGTGGCACGGAAATCTCAGCCCGACCCGGTACAGTCATTGATGCCGTCGCTGGACAAGAGGTTCAGTTCCCTGTGGACAATCAGTGTGAAGATCGATATGAAGTAACATTTCGGTTACTATCCTCGGTTGTTGCTGTCCTTGCCTCACGGGGAACGGACGGGTCTGAACGCCGACACCCAGTGTACGAGGACAGACTGTACTGGAGCGCGACTGATTCCCCGGTGCTGTCCAACGTGCGGGTTACTGACAGTAAAAGATACGGCATCCAACTCAGCTGCTACGACCCAAACGCAACAGATCCAAATGAAGAAATCTTCGATTTGCGTGTGTTTG AACCAGTTTCAAAGCCCGTGATAAAAAAAACTGGGAATTGTTCATCTCCAAATATTACTCTGAGCTGCTCTGCCTCCAGTGGAACAAATGTCACAATCTGTTGGGAAATTCTATCCCTGTCTGGAGACAGCAGAACCTTTGATGGGCCAGAACTGGTGATAAACCATGTGAATGAATGGCAACAATACACACTCAGATGCACAGCAAAGAACAGAGTCAGTAATGCAAGtagtgaacaaaataaaacagaccGATGCAATAGAAATAATTTTCCACGTACAG GTCAGAAACTACTCTGGTTCTCAACTGCACCAATATTACTTTTAACTTTGATATTAATCATATTCATCTGCTACAAGGTAAAGCAGGGTGCCACTAATAAAGGACGTA ACAGAGCAAGACAAAGACCTGAAGAGAAAATCTTTTGCCTTCCAGATGAACTTATTGAGCCCACCTATGTTACCACACTTGACTCACACTGA